A genome region from Streptomyces pratensis includes the following:
- a CDS encoding superoxide dismutase, giving the protein MATYTLPELPYDYAALEPVINPQIIELHHDKHHAAYVKGANDTLEQLEEARDKEDWGAVNGLQKNLAFHLSGHILHSIYWHNMTGDGGGEPLAADGVGDLADAIADSFGSYAGFKSQLTKAAATTQGSGWGVLAYEPVSGKLIVEQVYDHQGNVGQGSVPVLVFDAWEHAFYLQYKNQKVDFIEAMWRVVNWQDVAKRYAAAKERADVLLLAP; this is encoded by the coding sequence ATGGCCACGTACACGCTTCCGGAACTCCCGTACGACTACGCGGCGCTCGAACCGGTCATCAACCCGCAGATCATCGAGCTCCACCACGACAAGCACCACGCCGCGTACGTCAAGGGTGCGAACGACACCCTGGAGCAGCTGGAAGAGGCCCGCGACAAGGAAGACTGGGGCGCGGTCAACGGCCTCCAGAAGAACCTCGCGTTCCATCTCTCCGGCCACATCCTGCACTCGATCTACTGGCACAACATGACCGGTGACGGCGGCGGCGAGCCGCTCGCGGCGGACGGTGTGGGCGACCTGGCGGACGCGATCGCGGACTCCTTCGGTTCGTACGCCGGCTTCAAGTCCCAGCTGACGAAGGCGGCGGCGACCACGCAGGGCTCCGGCTGGGGCGTCCTCGCCTACGAGCCGGTCAGCGGGAAGCTGATCGTCGAGCAGGTCTACGACCACCAGGGCAACGTCGGCCAGGGCTCGGTCCCGGTCCTCGTCTTCGACGCCTGGGAGCACGCCTTCTACCTGCAGTACAAGAACCAGAAGGTGGACTTCATCGAGGCGATGTGGCGCGTCGTCAACTGGCAGGACGTGGCGAAGCGCTACGCCGCCGCCAAGGAGCGCGCGGACGTGCTGCTGCTCGCCCCCTGA
- a CDS encoding pyridoxal phosphate-dependent decarboxylase family protein, producing MPTDPTLPDGRPAAEVLAELRALRRADAPTRGGRTFAYVYDAGLDGLDELAAEAYTAFATVNGLDPTVFPSVARLENDVVGAVAALLGAPGAQGTFTSGGTESILLAVKTARDHARSVRGITGPQLVLPSTAHAAFHKAAAYLGVEPVVVPVDPDTYRADAAAMAAALTDRTALVVASAPSYAHGVVDPVAEIAAAAAGRGVLCHVDACIGGWILPHLRRAGREVEPFDLTVPGVTSLSVDLHKYAYADKGASVVLYRDAELRRHQYFAHAGWPGYPVVNPTVQGTKSGGLLAQAWAVLQYVGEDGYTALAGRVAEASDRLLAGLRSFDGVRVLGDPAAGLVAFTVEGEGGPDLSLLLHLADEMRELGWYLQPQLSFEGLPPNLHLTLTPATVGQVDALLDDLGTALGKARALEPVTVDPGLAELAAGLDPQTLGPDEVAAVLAFAGLGGGLPGRTAPVLVLLDALPGPLKERLLSEFIGSVFRI from the coding sequence GTGCCGACTGACCCCACCCTGCCCGACGGCCGCCCGGCCGCCGAGGTGCTCGCCGAACTGCGCGCCCTGCGCCGGGCGGACGCGCCCACCCGTGGGGGCCGCACCTTCGCCTACGTCTACGACGCGGGTCTCGACGGCCTCGACGAGCTGGCCGCAGAGGCGTACACAGCGTTCGCGACGGTCAACGGACTCGACCCCACGGTCTTCCCGAGCGTGGCCCGGCTGGAGAACGACGTGGTCGGCGCCGTCGCCGCGCTGCTCGGCGCCCCCGGCGCCCAGGGGACGTTCACCAGCGGCGGCACGGAAAGCATCCTGCTCGCCGTCAAGACCGCCCGCGACCACGCCCGGTCGGTGCGCGGGATCACCGGCCCCCAGCTGGTGCTGCCCTCCACCGCACACGCCGCCTTCCACAAGGCCGCCGCCTACCTGGGCGTCGAGCCCGTCGTCGTACCCGTCGACCCGGACACCTACCGCGCCGACGCCGCAGCCATGGCCGCCGCGCTGACCGACCGCACCGCACTGGTGGTCGCCTCCGCCCCCTCGTACGCCCACGGGGTCGTCGACCCCGTCGCCGAGATCGCCGCGGCGGCCGCCGGGCGCGGGGTGCTCTGCCACGTGGACGCGTGCATCGGCGGCTGGATCCTGCCCCACCTGCGGCGCGCCGGGCGCGAGGTGGAACCCTTCGACCTCACCGTGCCCGGTGTCACATCGCTCTCGGTCGACCTGCACAAGTACGCGTACGCCGACAAGGGCGCCTCGGTCGTCCTGTACCGCGACGCCGAGCTGCGCCGCCACCAGTACTTCGCCCACGCGGGCTGGCCCGGCTACCCCGTCGTCAACCCGACCGTGCAGGGCACCAAGTCCGGCGGTCTGCTGGCCCAGGCATGGGCGGTCCTCCAGTACGTCGGCGAGGACGGCTACACCGCGCTCGCTGGCCGGGTCGCCGAGGCCTCGGACCGGCTGCTCGCCGGGCTGCGGTCCTTCGACGGCGTACGGGTGCTCGGCGATCCCGCCGCCGGTCTCGTGGCGTTCACCGTCGAGGGGGAGGGCGGCCCGGACCTCAGCCTGCTCCTCCACCTCGCCGACGAGATGCGTGAGCTCGGCTGGTACCTCCAGCCGCAGCTCTCGTTCGAGGGCCTCCCGCCCAACCTCCACCTCACGCTCACCCCCGCCACGGTCGGCCAGGTCGACGCCCTGCTCGACGACCTCGGCACCGCCCTGGGGAAGGCCCGCGCCCTGGAGCCGGTGACCGTGGACCCCGGCCTCGCCGAACTCGCCGCCGGCCTGGACCCGCAGACGCTCGGACCGGACGAGGTCGCGGCCGTCCTCGCCTTCGCCGGCCTCGGCGGCGGACTGCCCGGCCGGACTGCGCCCGTACTCGTCCTGCTGGACGCGCTGCCGGGGCCGCTCAAGGAGCGGCTCCTCTCGGAGTTCATCGGCTCCGTCTTCCGGATCTGA